The Hymenobacter sp. DG01 genome has a segment encoding these proteins:
- a CDS encoding iron-sulfur cluster assembly accessory protein: MITVSDKAKEKVEKLMQDAELDATYRLRASVAGGGCSGLSYKLDFDNEVKPMDQEFEDKGVRVVVDMKSFLYLAGTQLDFSDGLNGKGFFFDNPNASRTCGCGESFSV, encoded by the coding sequence ATGATTACCGTTTCTGACAAAGCCAAAGAGAAAGTTGAAAAGCTCATGCAGGACGCCGAGCTTGACGCTACGTATCGTTTGCGGGCTTCTGTGGCCGGTGGCGGCTGCTCAGGCCTCAGCTACAAACTGGACTTCGACAATGAAGTGAAACCCATGGATCAGGAATTTGAGGACAAGGGCGTTCGGGTAGTGGTTGATATGAAAAGCTTCCTATACCTGGCCGGCACCCAGCTCGACTTCTCGGACGGTCTTAATGGCAAAGGGTTCTTCTTTGATAACCCAAACGCTTCCCGCACCTGCGGTTGCGGGGAAAGCTTTTCGGTATAA
- the iscU gene encoding Fe-S cluster assembly scaffold IscU has translation MAYSDKVIDHYSNPRNVGTLDKSKKNVGTGLVGAPECGDVMRLQIEVDETTNTITDAKFKTFGCGSAIASSSLATEWLKGKTVDEALAIDNMEIVEELALPPVKIHCSVLAEDAIKSAINDYRVKNGLPELEVAKSHH, from the coding sequence ATGGCTTACTCCGATAAAGTAATCGACCATTACAGCAACCCTCGCAACGTGGGCACGCTGGATAAAAGCAAAAAGAACGTAGGTACTGGTCTGGTAGGTGCGCCTGAGTGCGGCGACGTAATGCGTCTGCAAATAGAGGTGGATGAAACCACCAACACTATCACCGACGCCAAATTCAAAACCTTCGGCTGCGGCTCGGCCATTGCTTCGTCGTCGCTGGCAACGGAGTGGCTGAAAGGCAAAACGGTTGACGAGGCCCTGGCCATCGACAACATGGAGATTGTGGAAGAGCTGGCTCTGCCGCCCGTGAAAATCCACTGCTCGGTACTGGCCGAAGACGCTATCAAGTCGGCCATCAACGACTACCGCGTGAAGAACGGTCTGCCGGAGCTGGAAGTAGCTAAGTCGCACCACTAA